In a single window of the Candidatus Melainabacteria bacterium genome:
- the selD gene encoding selenide, water dikinase SelD — MTDERQTASKILTANVKAGGCAAKIGAAELQQILTNLPLTTSPNLLTGMEHFEDAAVYKLSDELAIIQTIDFFPPVVDDPYLYGMIAATNALSDVYAMGGTPLLALNVLCFPTCDFPIEVVRDIVRGGAAQVQAAGAILAGGHSIQSHEPIYGLSVTGIVHPSQVLTNGGAKDGDAIVVCKPIGTGVAFLGMKANIMSKQSDDLLLKSLTTLNKKSLEIALKYSPDAATDVTGFGLIGHVHEMAKASGLSARIMTDKIPFLPEVLELAEQGFVPAGAYGNRKSYEQFTTYIEDVELSITDLLFDPQTSGGLLLAIPFEKSEQLVKELIASDIQASSIGIFKTGKSGFVEVGNNER, encoded by the coding sequence ATGACTGATGAGCGTCAAACTGCTTCAAAAATATTGACAGCGAACGTAAAAGCTGGCGGTTGTGCCGCAAAGATTGGAGCGGCAGAGTTACAGCAAATCCTCACAAACCTACCGCTAACCACTTCTCCGAATTTATTGACAGGTATGGAGCATTTCGAAGATGCTGCTGTCTACAAGCTTTCAGACGAACTGGCGATCATTCAAACAATCGATTTCTTCCCGCCTGTAGTAGACGACCCCTACCTATATGGAATGATCGCAGCTACAAATGCTCTTTCTGATGTCTATGCGATGGGCGGCACTCCTCTTCTGGCATTGAATGTGCTGTGCTTTCCTACCTGCGATTTCCCAATTGAGGTAGTACGAGATATAGTCAGAGGCGGAGCTGCACAGGTGCAGGCTGCAGGAGCCATTCTTGCCGGTGGACACTCGATTCAATCGCACGAACCGATATACGGACTGTCGGTGACAGGCATTGTCCATCCATCACAGGTGCTCACCAACGGTGGTGCAAAAGATGGCGACGCGATCGTAGTTTGCAAGCCAATCGGCACAGGCGTTGCATTTCTGGGCATGAAAGCCAATATTATGTCAAAACAGTCAGATGACCTTCTCCTGAAAAGTCTCACTACACTCAATAAGAAGTCTCTGGAGATAGCGTTGAAATATAGTCCTGATGCCGCCACGGATGTCACCGGCTTCGGCTTGATCGGTCATGTGCACGAGATGGCTAAGGCGAGTGGGTTATCAGCTCGCATCATGACCGACAAGATCCCTTTCTTGCCTGAAGTGCTCGAACTTGCCGAACAGGGCTTCGTGCCAGCCGGAGCGTATGGCAACAGAAAATCATATGAGCAATTCACTACCTATATAGAGGATGTTGAACTGTCGATTACTGATCTCCTTTTCGATCCACAAACATCAGGTGGACTACTTTTGGCCATTCCATTTGAAAAATCGGAACAACTCGTAAAGGAATTGATCGCATCAGATATACAAGCGTCATCCATAGGAATTTTCAAAACGGGCAAAAGTGGATTCGTAGAGGTGGGAAATAATGAGCGTTGA
- the yedF gene encoding sulfurtransferase-like selenium metabolism protein YedF — protein sequence MSVDKITEKTVDLRGLICPEPVLRTKKLLDDASIQKVEAIVDGEVNVNNLRRLAGSLKLQFASTAKDDNFVVTLQRNQAQAAAETISKADPAPGETHSHASAVKAGNGKTEVGTVVFLGKDKFGDGDPEFSTTLLNMFLQTLFESGQRPRAILMANTGVRLMAPESPALKVLEDFRKAGCEVLACGLCVEFYGLKGKIPVEQITNMFAISEYMFAADKVISP from the coding sequence ATGAGCGTTGACAAAATTACAGAAAAGACGGTTGATTTGCGCGGCTTGATTTGCCCGGAACCAGTTCTTCGAACCAAAAAGCTTCTTGATGATGCCTCGATTCAAAAGGTCGAAGCAATAGTCGACGGTGAAGTCAACGTAAACAATTTGCGACGATTGGCAGGCTCTCTGAAATTGCAATTCGCGAGCACGGCGAAAGACGACAATTTCGTGGTGACATTGCAACGCAATCAGGCACAAGCTGCTGCCGAAACGATTTCCAAAGCAGATCCTGCACCAGGCGAGACCCATTCTCACGCTTCTGCCGTGAAGGCGGGGAACGGAAAAACTGAGGTGGGCACCGTTGTATTCCTTGGTAAGGACAAGTTTGGTGATGGAGATCCGGAATTCAGCACCACTCTTTTGAATATGTTTTTGCAGACATTATTTGAATCGGGACAGAGACCAAGAGCAATTTTGATGGCTAATACCGGTGTTCGCCTGATGGCTCCTGAGTCACCTGCTCTCAAGGTGCTGGAAGATTTCAGAAAAGCAGGTTGTGAAGTTCTGGCTTGTGGTCTGTGCGTCGAATTCTATGGTCTGAAAGGAAAAATTCCAGTCGAGCAGATCACAAATATGTTCGCTATCAGCGAATACATGTTTGCCGCAGACAAAGTGATCAGTCCATGA
- a CDS encoding iron-containing alcohol dehydrogenase, with protein MNPFVFHSPTKVTCGEGLASTAFEVAKELGGSKTFIVSDAVLAKTGILNPIIDAFDKDSYCLFTDVPSDSDVETVDKAAEVARQFGADSFLAIGGGSVIDTAKVVNICVSLGGPLLDYQGLNNLTAPLLPIVCIPTTAGTGSEVSMVAMVKNHKEGKKLLFGSRFLAPNAALLDPTLLVSLPARLTAATGLDAITHAIESFSAVISSSPFTDALCLEALRMLFEFLPRATADGADIEARSGTLVASAMAGVAFTNSGVGIVHALAHATGATFGTHHGLANSILLPHCMTFNVDTVANRYALISRYLNFSSSANDNDAASALIKAVSDISARVGLPARLRDTGIPALNETQLEELAFLAATDPAIMFNPKESSAQDIIEIYERAY; from the coding sequence ATGAATCCTTTTGTATTTCATTCACCGACTAAAGTGACCTGTGGAGAAGGCTTGGCGAGTACCGCTTTTGAGGTTGCCAAGGAGCTAGGGGGAAGCAAGACATTTATTGTTAGTGATGCTGTCTTGGCGAAAACAGGAATTTTGAATCCGATTATCGATGCATTTGATAAGGACTCTTATTGTCTCTTCACAGACGTTCCTTCAGATTCTGATGTTGAGACAGTCGATAAGGCTGCTGAAGTAGCCCGACAATTCGGGGCAGACTCCTTTCTGGCGATCGGTGGCGGCTCAGTAATCGATACAGCTAAAGTCGTAAACATCTGTGTCTCTCTGGGTGGACCGCTTCTTGACTACCAGGGGCTAAATAACCTGACCGCTCCACTCTTGCCCATCGTGTGTATCCCGACCACAGCCGGCACTGGCTCTGAGGTCTCGATGGTGGCGATGGTGAAGAATCACAAGGAAGGCAAAAAACTGCTGTTCGGCAGCAGATTTCTTGCTCCCAATGCAGCTTTACTTGACCCGACTCTGCTTGTTTCGCTGCCCGCTCGTCTCACTGCAGCCACTGGGCTTGATGCCATCACTCACGCTATAGAGTCATTCTCGGCTGTTATAAGCAGCTCGCCTTTCACAGACGCGCTTTGCCTGGAAGCGTTGCGGATGCTTTTCGAATTCTTACCGCGTGCTACCGCTGATGGTGCGGATATAGAAGCGCGCTCCGGCACGCTGGTGGCCAGCGCGATGGCAGGCGTAGCCTTCACCAATTCGGGCGTCGGTATTGTGCACGCCCTGGCTCATGCCACCGGTGCGACATTCGGCACCCATCACGGTCTGGCCAACTCAATCTTGCTTCCCCATTGCATGACTTTCAACGTGGACACGGTTGCGAATCGATACGCATTGATAAGCAGGTATTTGAATTTTTCATCAAGTGCTAATGACAACGATGCGGCTTCCGCTTTGATCAAAGCTGTGTCTGATATCTCGGCTAGAGTCGGCTTGCCGGCACGTTTACGTGACACCGGGATTCCGGCTCTGAATGAGACACAACTAGAGGAGCTGGCCTTTCTGGCGGCAACAGATCCTGCAATAATGTTCAATCCGAAGGAAAGCTCGGCACAAGATATTATCGAGATATACGAGAGGGCTTATTAA
- a CDS encoding LPS-assembly protein LptD has translation MAFKPENGAKKGLYLALSLVLAFQTTCSYQALAQAAGPTGTMLLPMTPKLDVPKAPPVAPPSPAPAAGTSSAPAAVPSISGDITESDELLPSPESDQKLSKEKPAADKAPATAPMQGSANSSTASPDDTSDAIADDTTLKGTVQIVADDTEYDQEKNTFLGTGNAVAIIAGQNSKLEADMILYDQNDQTMDARGNVRITRNGQLTTGSSFKFNVTSDEYLITKPDTEVQGSTVVARYAKGTKDGLTFIKGTMTPPKAFYMQRNAMWGPVSYRDDVAGKQQHPDAYLGGKQHFKFKANKMVYERYKDEGNLTMFGARLQFNNFSIPMGKVVATAGGETRVTLPVTPYIGNNLQSGGINVGPKFNTGIGKDGVLSWSPMIQFGGNQVGQSASTDPNNGKIGLAGQVSFTNDRVTSHLAYGSVSNMLVGDLKFGITRNLRFQAGINRFLSDGLYGMRRARAIAEVYHNKTFNKVPFMQNVNFRSAAGVAQDNPQLINQAGSAYANLFGTAAQNKTVMTTAARISEQLTATTHNLFVVGDDKYGVKSYFYGGIGASAYSTGNARLMGQAGPVLDMHLNKVRLQTGYTQSAVRGSSPFVFDQFIQGSRSAYISGDIKASKFVTVGGTLGWNFNANMAYAKTLTAAIGPEDFKVILSRDMVRGMNRFGFDMLYGQPVQYNKLVLKGNPDQGQQGNIN, from the coding sequence ATGGCATTCAAGCCAGAGAACGGGGCAAAGAAAGGCTTATACCTGGCACTGAGTCTGGTACTGGCGTTCCAGACGACCTGCAGTTATCAAGCGCTCGCGCAAGCAGCGGGTCCGACAGGAACCATGCTTCTGCCGATGACGCCAAAACTCGATGTACCTAAAGCACCTCCGGTTGCTCCTCCTTCACCAGCGCCTGCGGCCGGCACCTCCTCTGCACCAGCAGCAGTGCCATCGATTTCCGGCGACATAACTGAAAGCGACGAACTTTTACCCAGCCCTGAAAGCGATCAAAAACTCTCGAAAGAAAAACCGGCAGCTGACAAAGCACCTGCTACCGCACCGATGCAGGGCTCGGCGAACTCATCTACAGCCTCGCCTGATGATACTTCAGATGCCATTGCTGACGATACCACTCTGAAAGGCACAGTTCAGATCGTTGCTGACGATACGGAGTACGACCAGGAGAAAAATACATTCCTGGGCACGGGTAATGCCGTTGCAATCATCGCAGGGCAGAACTCCAAGCTCGAAGCCGACATGATTCTGTACGACCAAAACGATCAGACCATGGACGCCCGTGGGAACGTTCGCATAACCCGCAACGGGCAACTGACGACAGGAAGCTCTTTCAAATTCAATGTCACTTCAGATGAATATCTGATCACCAAACCTGATACGGAAGTGCAAGGCTCGACCGTTGTGGCTCGGTACGCCAAAGGAACGAAAGACGGTCTTACCTTCATCAAGGGAACGATGACGCCTCCAAAGGCGTTCTACATGCAGCGCAACGCCATGTGGGGTCCGGTCAGCTATCGCGATGACGTAGCCGGTAAACAACAGCATCCTGATGCCTATCTTGGCGGCAAGCAGCATTTTAAATTCAAGGCCAACAAAATGGTCTATGAACGGTATAAAGATGAAGGCAACCTCACCATGTTCGGTGCCAGATTGCAGTTCAACAACTTCAGCATTCCCATGGGTAAAGTGGTCGCCACTGCCGGCGGTGAAACACGGGTCACCTTGCCGGTTACACCTTATATCGGCAACAACTTGCAGTCAGGCGGCATCAACGTAGGTCCGAAGTTCAACACCGGGATCGGCAAAGATGGCGTTCTCTCCTGGTCTCCAATGATTCAATTTGGCGGCAATCAAGTGGGACAGAGTGCGTCTACTGATCCAAACAACGGCAAAATCGGTCTGGCAGGGCAAGTCTCATTCACAAACGACAGAGTAACATCGCACTTGGCCTACGGTTCAGTCAGCAATATGCTGGTTGGTGACCTCAAATTCGGTATAACCAGAAACTTGCGATTCCAGGCTGGTATCAACCGTTTCTTGAGCGATGGACTCTACGGTATGCGCCGCGCTCGGGCTATCGCCGAGGTCTATCACAACAAAACGTTCAACAAAGTCCCATTCATGCAGAACGTCAACTTCCGCTCTGCCGCCGGCGTAGCTCAAGACAACCCACAATTGATTAACCAGGCCGGAAGCGCCTACGCCAACCTGTTCGGAACCGCAGCTCAGAACAAAACCGTAATGACTACAGCAGCGCGTATCTCGGAACAATTGACCGCCACAACACACAACTTGTTCGTAGTCGGAGACGACAAATACGGCGTCAAGTCTTACTTCTACGGTGGCATCGGTGCTAGCGCATACTCGACAGGCAACGCTCGCCTGATGGGTCAAGCTGGTCCTGTGCTCGACATGCACTTGAACAAAGTGCGATTGCAGACCGGTTACACACAATCGGCCGTAAGAGGCTCTTCACCGTTCGTATTCGACCAATTCATTCAGGGTTCGCGTTCGGCTTACATATCAGGCGACATCAAAGCCTCAAAGTTCGTCACTGTCGGCGGCACGTTGGGCTGGAACTTCAACGCCAACATGGCTTACGCCAAGACGCTGACGGCAGCTATCGGACCTGAAGACTTCAAGGTCATTCTCTCCCGAGACATGGTGCGCGGCATGAACCGATTCGGTTTCGACATGCTCTACGGTCAACCCGTCCAGTACAACAAGCTGGTCTTGAAAGGAAATCCGGACCAGGGTCAGCAGGGTAATATCAATTGA
- a CDS encoding ROK family protein, whose translation MIPTEGVGSKSLDSILKNKLPALGIDLGGTKLSAAVVQDFKVVSEPRTVPTPHGSENIVNAIVELIQAFQKDHVLAGAGIATAGVVDPETGNILGSTGNLPGWSGTPLKTLIESRTMLPVRVDNDANAAAYGDALAMGMADKECVIGVTLGTGIGTGIIINGTVFRGSNLSAAEGGHIRINLGNKRFCTCGLFDCWEEYGSGRGLVATTKELLPGITSAQSELANHIEFLTTRMITAAADNGDLIAKKGIQIWHEHLAVGIASLEHLMDPYCFIISGGLSSVVNFDLLREMVIDRCMPRYAENVKIYHSQLGIYAGIIGAAHEVLTHINRQTA comes from the coding sequence TTGATCCCTACGGAAGGCGTGGGCAGCAAATCGCTTGACTCGATCTTGAAAAACAAGTTGCCGGCTCTCGGTATAGATCTTGGTGGCACCAAACTCAGTGCGGCAGTCGTACAAGATTTCAAAGTCGTCTCTGAGCCTCGAACGGTACCGACTCCACATGGCTCTGAAAACATCGTCAACGCTATCGTTGAGCTGATTCAAGCTTTTCAGAAAGACCACGTCCTGGCCGGGGCAGGCATAGCCACGGCAGGAGTGGTAGACCCCGAAACAGGAAACATTCTCGGTTCTACCGGAAACTTACCGGGATGGTCGGGCACACCGCTGAAAACTTTGATTGAATCGCGCACGATGCTGCCGGTTCGCGTCGACAATGACGCCAATGCAGCAGCTTATGGTGACGCCCTGGCCATGGGCATGGCAGACAAAGAGTGCGTCATTGGCGTGACACTCGGAACCGGTATCGGTACCGGAATAATCATCAACGGAACAGTTTTTCGCGGCTCGAACTTATCCGCAGCTGAAGGTGGGCATATTCGCATAAACCTCGGCAACAAGCGCTTCTGCACATGCGGTCTTTTTGACTGCTGGGAAGAATATGGCTCCGGTCGCGGACTGGTCGCCACAACCAAAGAGTTGCTGCCCGGTATTACAAGCGCTCAAAGCGAGCTGGCTAATCACATCGAGTTTCTGACGACGCGCATGATTACTGCTGCGGCCGACAACGGTGACCTGATAGCGAAGAAGGGAATTCAAATCTGGCACGAGCATCTCGCTGTTGGAATCGCCAGCCTGGAGCACCTGATGGACCCTTACTGCTTCATTATCAGCGGCGGCTTGAGCAGTGTGGTAAATTTTGATCTATTGCGCGAAATGGTGATTGATCGATGTATGCCTCGGTATGCAGAGAATGTCAAAATCTACCATTCTCAACTGGGAATCTATGCAGGAATCATCGGGGCTGCCCACGAAGTGCTTACGCACATCAACAGACAAACCGCCTGA
- a CDS encoding tetratricopeptide repeat protein: MPTTSSLRGANKCADRLNHVALLGSALLVYAVLADATFLHPVTAPATPQAVRGSEISKRMDEASKLFRQCKWTQTITVYSSVLTASPTNVRARVNRGICYCRINQFNKAISDFNIAIKDDPNSDRAYQHRGYAFYKLGKFQNTIADASKAIKLNSSNRYAFRDRAQAYARLGQFDLAQKDFSEQQKLNRIAHEYYVALDLQHIGKFSDALALFEKNQKENPGMFNPNFRRATIYTKLGMYQEAVDVSTQFIKEHPDTFEGRRLRAINYLQLGELAKARADADKALDIDPHALDPYYVKARASVYAKNYPEAIKNYSQIIKLAPSTELPARMERADAYTAIGDYAKAVSDYDFLVNAEPDDETVYHHRAAVFTKMGSLEKAIADLQTFAKLAPKDPLAFMSLGDGLYQDRRYTEAVAAYTKAIELDPAAPTLLNLRARALEKCNHLEAAQRDRARAKLLQESE; encoded by the coding sequence ATGCCCACAACCAGTTCACTTAGAGGCGCAAACAAGTGCGCTGACAGATTGAATCATGTCGCTCTTCTCGGGTCGGCCCTGCTTGTGTACGCAGTGCTTGCAGATGCGACTTTTCTGCACCCTGTCACGGCGCCGGCCACACCACAGGCAGTGCGGGGCTCAGAAATATCAAAACGAATGGATGAGGCGAGCAAGCTGTTCCGTCAGTGCAAGTGGACGCAAACCATCACCGTTTACTCGAGTGTTCTGACAGCCAGTCCTACAAACGTTCGAGCCCGTGTCAATCGGGGCATCTGTTATTGTCGAATAAATCAGTTCAACAAGGCTATTAGCGACTTTAACATTGCCATCAAGGATGACCCAAATTCTGACCGTGCTTATCAGCATCGAGGCTATGCCTTCTATAAACTCGGCAAGTTTCAAAACACCATCGCCGACGCATCAAAAGCTATCAAACTCAATTCATCAAACCGCTATGCTTTTCGAGATCGAGCCCAGGCCTATGCGCGGCTGGGACAGTTTGACCTGGCCCAGAAGGACTTTTCTGAGCAGCAAAAATTGAATCGCATAGCGCACGAATATTATGTAGCGCTTGACCTTCAGCACATCGGAAAGTTTTCTGATGCACTTGCTCTTTTCGAAAAGAATCAAAAAGAGAACCCGGGTATGTTCAATCCCAATTTTCGTCGCGCCACCATATACACCAAATTGGGGATGTACCAGGAAGCTGTGGACGTCTCAACCCAATTCATCAAAGAGCATCCAGACACATTCGAAGGCAGAAGGCTCCGAGCGATCAATTATCTGCAACTTGGCGAATTGGCAAAAGCCCGAGCAGATGCTGATAAAGCCCTCGACATCGATCCGCACGCCCTTGACCCGTACTACGTAAAAGCAAGAGCGTCCGTGTACGCGAAAAACTATCCCGAGGCAATAAAGAACTATTCACAGATAATCAAACTTGCGCCCTCTACCGAGCTGCCCGCTCGAATGGAACGTGCGGATGCATACACCGCCATCGGTGACTATGCAAAAGCTGTCAGTGATTACGATTTCCTGGTCAACGCTGAACCTGACGATGAAACTGTTTATCACCATCGAGCCGCTGTCTTTACCAAAATGGGCTCCTTAGAGAAAGCAATTGCAGATCTGCAGACATTCGCGAAGCTCGCCCCCAAAGACCCTCTAGCGTTTATGTCACTGGGGGATGGACTTTACCAGGACAGGCGCTACACAGAAGCTGTAGCAGCGTACACGAAAGCAATAGAGCTCGACCCGGCAGCGCCGACTTTACTAAACCTGCGAGCCAGAGCGCTGGAAAAATGCAACCACCTCGAGGCGGCACAAAGGGATCGAGCACGAGCAAAGCTTTTGCAAGAGAGCGAATAG
- a CDS encoding DUF3370 domain-containing protein yields MRQFKSLFAGAGCLSLVLSQNYVKAYADAAGERVTVPQIVQPLPGQLDSVPVFNSNSPEIVLAPGVLLSTFPGEGRAHPEAHLNFPLQGRFDVFFHHVTNANKTSPRTLYLGLLIGNLSEKKLHLRLLNALSYASKPDAPFISLEPVLDNKHGKVYAGPGDRVGLDQLRNKRQSGWHRHIVLKPGEMKVIYTLPLKNGRTGALNLDSDGPVYLASLAASAKEKSFGRESEPDLDDWKTVLDLPLAQPRDKTPTVPGAKGALIFGRVSGVQTGSSWQGYLTNDADKTHLAVKPGDVISFPISTVIGGTHGTRQVQAAPIMVRYPDTAYAAHGNYGVRYDLTVPLYNGSDSNIIAGIGLQTPLKDWNKSDSLQFFKAPPDKIFFRGTIKFDWFDENAKHHRKLVHIVQKQGQQAGPLVEIPLQSGKQINVQCSLIYPADCTPPQVLTVTAG; encoded by the coding sequence ATGCGCCAATTCAAATCTCTATTTGCTGGGGCTGGATGCCTGTCTCTAGTGCTTTCACAGAACTACGTCAAAGCCTATGCAGATGCTGCCGGTGAACGCGTAACTGTCCCTCAGATTGTGCAGCCTCTGCCCGGTCAACTTGATTCAGTTCCTGTGTTCAACAGTAATAGCCCTGAAATTGTTCTTGCACCTGGTGTCCTGCTATCTACTTTCCCAGGCGAAGGCCGCGCACATCCGGAAGCACATTTGAATTTTCCCCTTCAGGGTCGCTTTGATGTCTTCTTTCATCACGTCACCAACGCCAATAAGACGAGCCCACGCACCCTGTATCTAGGTTTGCTGATCGGCAACCTTTCCGAGAAAAAATTGCACCTCAGATTGCTGAATGCATTAAGTTACGCTAGCAAACCGGATGCACCTTTTATTTCGCTTGAACCAGTGCTGGATAACAAACACGGAAAAGTGTATGCAGGTCCGGGCGATCGCGTCGGACTCGATCAGTTGCGCAATAAAAGGCAGTCGGGATGGCATCGGCATATTGTTTTGAAGCCGGGTGAAATGAAGGTGATCTACACGCTGCCGCTGAAGAATGGCAGGACAGGCGCCCTCAATTTGGACAGTGATGGACCTGTTTATCTGGCCAGTCTGGCTGCTTCAGCAAAGGAAAAATCATTTGGGCGGGAGAGCGAGCCTGATCTGGATGATTGGAAAACTGTACTTGATTTGCCCCTTGCGCAACCTCGAGATAAAACTCCGACTGTGCCTGGTGCAAAAGGCGCGCTGATTTTTGGTCGCGTCAGCGGCGTGCAGACGGGAAGCAGCTGGCAAGGATATCTGACAAATGATGCGGATAAGACTCACCTGGCTGTGAAACCAGGCGATGTCATATCTTTCCCCATCAGCACTGTTATTGGTGGCACTCACGGCACCAGGCAAGTGCAGGCTGCACCAATTATGGTGCGATATCCAGATACTGCCTACGCTGCGCATGGCAATTACGGTGTTCGCTATGATCTGACCGTGCCTCTCTACAATGGCAGTGATTCGAATATAATCGCCGGCATTGGACTGCAGACACCTTTGAAGGATTGGAATAAATCAGACAGCTTGCAGTTCTTTAAAGCGCCACCCGACAAGATCTTTTTTAGGGGCACGATCAAATTTGATTGGTTCGATGAGAATGCAAAACATCACAGGAAGCTTGTGCACATCGTGCAGAAACAGGGGCAGCAGGCTGGACCGCTGGTGGAGATACCGTTGCAGTCTGGCAAGCAGATTAATGTTCAGTGCAGTTTGATTTATCCTGCCGACTGCACCCCGCCGCAAGTCTTGACGGTTACGGCTGGCTAA
- the lpxD gene encoding UDP-3-O-(3-hydroxymyristoyl)glucosamine N-acyltransferase: MKLPSEMSVSQIAQMIGGKVQGPDDVKISSFSPSPASATSGDIALISDLKLLKKLGECKASALIVPAGAELKLPLPLIFVERPMIAVQRILTALQPKWHRPAAGVHPSAVVDATAELAEGVAVGPLVYIGPKSKIGARTTILAGTTIGGGVKIGEDCLLHQGCMLADFVELGNRVILQQGVSLGGDGFGYVTERPSNMELLRDGLPGASDAPNPLLKIPQIGTVIIHDDVEIGCNTTIDRGTVGPTVVGAGSKIDNLVQIAHNVQLGRETIIVAQVGIAGSTSVADRAIIGGHAGVKDHLKIGKDSIVEAMAAVMKDVPDNEVVVGMPASNARTWFTEIAHVKKLPKLSDEFKALKKKVEELEKQLAAK; encoded by the coding sequence ATGAAGTTGCCCAGCGAGATGAGCGTTTCACAGATCGCACAGATGATCGGTGGAAAGGTTCAAGGTCCTGATGACGTCAAGATCTCCAGCTTCTCTCCTTCTCCGGCTAGTGCTACTTCTGGTGACATAGCTCTGATCTCGGACCTCAAGTTGCTGAAAAAACTGGGTGAATGCAAAGCATCGGCCTTGATTGTGCCTGCTGGTGCCGAGCTGAAATTGCCGCTGCCTTTAATTTTCGTGGAACGTCCAATGATTGCGGTGCAGAGAATTTTGACTGCACTGCAGCCAAAGTGGCATCGTCCGGCGGCAGGAGTACATCCATCCGCGGTCGTCGATGCCACGGCGGAACTGGCTGAAGGCGTGGCAGTCGGTCCGCTCGTTTATATTGGACCGAAATCCAAGATCGGTGCTCGCACGACCATTCTGGCCGGCACCACTATAGGTGGTGGCGTCAAAATTGGCGAAGACTGCCTTTTGCATCAAGGTTGCATGTTGGCTGATTTTGTCGAACTCGGTAACCGCGTAATTTTGCAACAGGGAGTCAGCCTGGGCGGCGATGGATTTGGTTACGTGACCGAGCGTCCATCCAACATGGAATTGCTCAGGGACGGCTTACCGGGCGCATCTGACGCACCCAACCCGCTTTTGAAAATTCCTCAGATTGGTACTGTCATCATCCATGATGATGTTGAGATCGGCTGTAACACGACCATCGACCGGGGCACTGTTGGTCCCACCGTTGTCGGTGCCGGATCAAAGATTGATAACCTGGTGCAGATCGCTCACAACGTTCAATTGGGGCGCGAGACGATTATTGTTGCTCAGGTTGGTATTGCCGGTTCTACCTCGGTCGCCGATAGGGCAATTATCGGCGGACACGCCGGCGTCAAAGATCATCTCAAAATCGGCAAAGATTCCATCGTCGAGGCCATGGCCGCAGTCATGAAAGATGTGCCTGATAACGAAGTTGTGGTTGGCATGCCGGCATCGAATGCGCGCACCTGGTTCACCGAGATCGCTCACGTCAAAAAATTGCCGAAGCTTAGCGATGAGTTCAAAGCGTTGAAAAAGAAAGTAGAAGAATTAGAGAAGCAGCTAGCTGCCAAATAA
- a CDS encoding OmpH family outer membrane protein: MFYSNKSFSLITSSLIALGFATQAMAGTIGIVDKDKVVTSYPKAQQAAEQLKKDEEKVHKLIESSNKEYEAAKSAHKPPAELEGLQRRLQGSIDTEVKRIQNTAQTLEKELEKEIDDAIKAEATAAKVDAVFMKQAVLVGGTDLTSGVVKRLASSGTAANK, from the coding sequence ATGTTTTATTCGAATAAGAGCTTTTCATTGATCACCAGCTCTTTGATTGCACTTGGTTTTGCGACCCAAGCAATGGCAGGAACAATTGGCATTGTTGACAAAGATAAGGTTGTAACTAGCTATCCGAAGGCCCAGCAAGCTGCTGAACAGCTGAAAAAGGACGAGGAAAAAGTACACAAGCTGATTGAAAGCAGCAACAAAGAGTACGAAGCAGCGAAGTCGGCCCACAAACCACCAGCTGAACTCGAAGGACTGCAAAGAAGACTTCAAGGCTCAATCGACACTGAAGTAAAGCGCATTCAAAACACGGCTCAGACTCTTGAAAAAGAGTTGGAGAAAGAAATCGATGATGCAATCAAAGCAGAAGCAACTGCTGCAAAAGTCGACGCAGTGTTCATGAAGCAAGCTGTGCTTGTTGGTGGAACTGACCTCACCTCAGGTGTGGTAAAGCGTTTGGCTTCAAGCGGAACTGCAGCTAACAAGTAA